The Sediminispirochaeta smaragdinae DSM 11293 genome has a segment encoding these proteins:
- a CDS encoding aminopeptidase, which translates to MKDQRHDELAKLLVEYSIRLQAGERCLIQSVDVPVEMVEALIRAVYAVGGHPIVNMTSERVQRALAAEASVESIASLAETESDRMKKMDAYIGIRASWNELEMGDIGADKSSLYRTNYVQPVHFGIRVPHTKWVVLRYPTPTMAYQAAMSTEAFEDFYYRVSVGVDYAAMSRAMDRAEEFLSLAKSVHITGPGTDLRFSIEGLPAVKCDGSANIPDGEVYTCPVRESVEGMISYNTPSTLDGFTYRDISFRFEKGRIIEAKANDSERINQVLDTDDGARYIGEFSFGCNPWIESPMDNTLFDEKIAGSFHFTPGNAYDDCDNGNRSAVHWDLVCIQRPEWGGGEISIDGELIRKDGRFVHEAFQALNPDRLK; encoded by the coding sequence ATGAAAGATCAACGACATGATGAGCTGGCGAAACTGCTGGTAGAATACTCTATCCGCCTGCAAGCGGGGGAGCGCTGTCTGATTCAGAGCGTCGATGTTCCTGTTGAAATGGTGGAAGCACTGATACGTGCGGTATATGCAGTGGGCGGACATCCGATTGTCAATATGACCAGTGAACGGGTGCAGCGGGCCCTTGCTGCCGAAGCGAGTGTTGAAAGCATTGCCTCGCTTGCTGAGACCGAATCGGATCGCATGAAAAAGATGGACGCCTATATTGGGATCAGGGCCTCCTGGAACGAGCTGGAAATGGGGGATATCGGCGCCGATAAAAGCAGCCTGTATCGAACCAATTACGTGCAGCCCGTTCATTTCGGTATTCGGGTGCCTCACACAAAGTGGGTTGTGCTCCGCTATCCTACACCAACCATGGCATATCAGGCTGCCATGTCCACCGAGGCCTTTGAGGATTTTTACTATCGAGTTTCCGTTGGAGTGGATTATGCGGCAATGAGCCGGGCCATGGATCGAGCCGAGGAATTCCTTTCCCTGGCAAAATCGGTTCACATCACCGGGCCGGGGACCGATCTCCGCTTTTCTATCGAGGGCCTTCCTGCCGTCAAGTGTGACGGGAGCGCCAACATTCCCGATGGGGAGGTGTATACCTGTCCTGTTCGTGAGAGCGTTGAGGGGATGATTTCGTATAACACCCCCTCGACGCTGGATGGATTTACCTACCGTGATATCTCTTTCCGATTTGAAAAGGGGCGGATCATCGAGGCAAAGGCAAACGACAGTGAACGTATCAACCAGGTGCTTGATACGGATGATGGGGCACGCTATATCGGGGAATTCTCCTTTGGATGCAACCCCTGGATCGAAAGTCCCATGGACAATACCCTTTTCGACGAAAAGATTGCGGGGTCGTTTCACTTTACACCGGGGAATGCCTATGACGACTGCGACAATGGAAACCGCAGTGCGGTTCACTGGGACCTCGTTTGCATTCAGCGACCGGAGTGGGGCGGTGGTGAGATCAGCATCGACGGCGAATTGATCCGGAAGGATGGCCGCTTCGTCCATGAAGCCTTCCAGGCCTTGAATCCCGACCGTCTGAAATAG
- a CDS encoding betaine/proline/choline family ABC transporter ATP-binding protein (Members of the family are the ATP-binding subunit of ABC transporters for substrates such as betaine, L-proline or other amino acids, choline, carnitine, etc. The substrate specificity is best determined from the substrate-binding subunit, rather than this subunit, as it interacts with the permease subunit and not with substrate directly.), producing the protein MIELKRVTKRFDKKLAVQDLSMTIEQGKITMLIGPSGCGKTTTLKMINRLIDATEGDITISGRSIYDLDAVQLRRSIGYVIQETGLFPHMDVFTNIAMVPRLIGWDERKIKNRVDELLHLVTLNGSYVHKYPLQLSGGERQRVGLARALAADPEILLMDEPFGAIDPINRSRLHDSFLSIQEKIEKTIVFVTHDINEAIKLGDKIAIMQNGNLVQYDNVNNILYEPENKFVEKLLGHDRNIKALVLKKNKDYIVTTGYVQVHKADKPEAVIRKMEEKGKRVAIVTDSDEKFLGLFALEKSRKDPQPHLSFIDNVVTVEKNNNLQETFSLMIDAGESSLPVVTEGNRFVGAINLEDIFNEFKKAQED; encoded by the coding sequence ATGATAGAGCTCAAACGTGTAACTAAACGATTTGATAAGAAACTTGCAGTACAAGACCTCTCTATGACCATCGAACAGGGAAAGATTACCATGCTGATCGGTCCTTCCGGGTGTGGGAAAACCACAACGTTAAAAATGATCAACCGATTGATCGATGCCACCGAAGGGGATATTACGATCTCCGGCCGTTCAATCTACGATCTCGATGCGGTACAGCTACGAAGAAGCATCGGTTACGTCATCCAAGAAACCGGACTCTTTCCCCATATGGACGTCTTTACAAACATAGCGATGGTACCGAGGCTCATTGGATGGGATGAGCGGAAAATTAAAAACAGGGTGGATGAGCTACTGCATCTTGTGACCCTAAACGGTAGCTACGTTCATAAATACCCCTTGCAGCTCTCCGGAGGAGAAAGGCAGCGGGTGGGGCTTGCACGTGCTCTTGCTGCCGATCCGGAAATTCTACTCATGGACGAACCCTTCGGCGCCATTGATCCGATCAATCGCTCTCGCCTGCACGACTCTTTCTTATCGATTCAGGAAAAGATAGAAAAGACTATCGTCTTCGTTACCCATGATATCAATGAGGCGATAAAGCTCGGCGACAAGATTGCAATCATGCAAAACGGGAATCTTGTGCAATATGACAATGTAAATAACATTTTGTACGAACCTGAAAACAAATTTGTAGAAAAACTCCTTGGTCATGATCGAAACATCAAGGCCCTTGTCCTAAAGAAAAACAAAGACTACATCGTCACCACGGGATATGTGCAGGTACACAAAGCGGATAAGCCGGAAGCCGTTATCCGAAAGATGGAAGAAAAGGGAAAGCGGGTTGCGATCGTTACCGACAGCGACGAGAAATTTCTCGGCCTTTTCGCCCTGGAAAAAAGCAGAAAGGATCCCCAACCACACCTCTCATTTATCGACAACGTGGTTACGGTAGAAAAAAACAATAACCTCCAGGAGACCTTCAGCTTGATGATTGATGCAGGGGAGAGCTCGCTCCCTGTCGTCACCGAGGGCAACCGCTTCGTCGGAGCCATAAACCTCGAAGACATTTTCAATGAATTCAAAAAGGCACAGGAGGATTGA
- a CDS encoding TonB-dependent receptor has product MNHRFIPIAILVFVLISLWLVPIWAEEETENGEASKISVVVTANRIPTKESETTAEVTVITAGEVQESGVTSIVDLLERVPGIQFRSDSTTAKSQISMGGFGESSFGRVVVMVDGKRLNNPDMSSINWQSISLESIERIEVLHGGGSVLYGSGAIGGVINIITKKQSDPLSLSISSTLESYQSFKEAISAGIARGNGSLSVSGDYYSSDGYRDSSEQQAAHGKITGNLYPTSKLVLDLGLGYSYNYYQMPGGLTKDQLEDDPTEAVNHADESTEHILSADLHGEYQATDKLLFDTLLGYEYKNFSPDMPSWGSYYYDNIYHSLSFQPQASFETTAEGHYPITMVSGIDTRYSYLDSSTYDSAERNNATAETEVSLLSLGGYTNLEVKIGDSIGASGGFRFDGADIFTDDDNAWHIGPAWSIGLRWNPDENSKLYLRHERVFRYPFTDEQITYGTFLPDLEAEKGYLFETGGSIKISSLLEIKGRAYLNLMKHEIVYNTATSQNENLDETRRIGGETELTLKPKPWLTMSGSYAYVLPTFIHGDNEDKEIPLVSKHVAGASLLFALPHRLETELGTSYRGSSYQGGDNANTQEKVDGYVIVDASLRWKPTTRMGNLTIIFSVDNLLDENYASYVYYNSWSDTSSYYPGQGRSCTLSGRYSL; this is encoded by the coding sequence ATGAACCATAGATTCATTCCGATCGCCATTCTCGTTTTCGTCCTTATATCTTTATGGCTCGTTCCCATCTGGGCCGAGGAAGAGACAGAAAACGGAGAAGCATCAAAAATCAGCGTTGTCGTAACCGCAAACAGGATTCCGACGAAAGAGAGCGAAACGACCGCGGAGGTGACCGTCATCACTGCCGGAGAAGTACAAGAAAGCGGGGTCACATCTATTGTCGATCTGCTGGAAAGGGTCCCCGGAATCCAGTTCCGCAGCGATTCGACAACGGCAAAGAGCCAAATTTCCATGGGCGGATTCGGAGAAAGTTCCTTCGGCAGGGTTGTGGTAATGGTGGACGGAAAACGGCTCAACAATCCCGATATGAGCTCGATCAACTGGCAGTCTATCTCCCTGGAATCCATCGAGCGGATCGAGGTCCTCCACGGTGGGGGGTCGGTACTCTACGGAAGTGGAGCAATAGGTGGCGTCATCAATATCATTACAAAAAAGCAAAGCGATCCCCTGTCTCTGAGTATCTCGAGCACCCTGGAAAGTTACCAGAGTTTTAAGGAAGCCATCTCCGCCGGCATTGCGAGGGGAAATGGATCGCTCAGTGTCAGCGGAGATTATTATTCGAGCGACGGCTATCGGGATAGCAGCGAACAACAGGCGGCCCATGGTAAAATAACAGGAAATCTTTACCCCACGAGCAAGCTGGTCCTTGATCTCGGCCTCGGCTACAGCTACAACTATTACCAGATGCCGGGCGGTCTTACCAAGGATCAGTTGGAGGATGACCCCACCGAGGCCGTCAATCATGCCGACGAATCTACCGAACACATCCTCTCGGCAGATCTTCACGGTGAATACCAGGCAACGGACAAGCTGCTTTTCGATACTCTTTTGGGCTACGAGTATAAGAATTTCTCCCCGGATATGCCGTCATGGGGTAGCTACTATTACGACAACATCTATCACTCGCTAAGTTTTCAACCCCAGGCAAGCTTCGAAACCACTGCCGAGGGACACTACCCCATCACCATGGTTTCCGGAATCGACACGAGGTACAGTTATCTCGACTCTAGCACATACGATTCGGCCGAACGAAATAACGCCACGGCCGAGACAGAGGTTTCTCTCCTTTCCCTTGGAGGCTACACGAATCTGGAGGTTAAGATCGGCGACAGCATAGGGGCTTCCGGAGGTTTCCGCTTTGATGGTGCCGATATCTTTACCGACGATGATAATGCGTGGCACATCGGTCCGGCCTGGTCCATAGGCCTGCGCTGGAACCCCGACGAAAACTCAAAACTCTATCTGCGCCACGAACGAGTCTTCCGTTATCCCTTTACTGATGAACAGATAACCTACGGAACATTCCTTCCCGACCTGGAAGCGGAAAAGGGCTACCTGTTCGAAACAGGGGGCTCGATAAAAATTTCTTCCCTGCTCGAAATAAAGGGCCGGGCCTATCTCAATCTCATGAAACATGAAATTGTCTACAATACGGCCACCTCTCAAAATGAAAACCTGGATGAGACCCGGAGAATCGGCGGCGAGACAGAGCTAACGTTGAAACCGAAACCATGGCTGACCATGTCCGGCTCTTACGCCTATGTGTTGCCGACCTTTATACATGGGGACAACGAAGACAAAGAAATTCCCCTTGTTTCCAAACATGTAGCCGGAGCATCCCTGCTCTTTGCCCTCCCCCATCGGTTAGAAACGGAGCTGGGAACAAGCTACCGAGGTTCCTCTTACCAGGGGGGGGATAATGCCAATACCCAGGAAAAGGTCGACGGCTATGTTATAGTCGATGCATCTTTACGCTGGAAACCCACAACACGAATGGGTAACCTTACCATCATCTTTTCCGTCGACAATCTTTTGGATGAAAACTATGCATCCTACGTCTATTACAATAGTTGGTCGGACACCAGCAGCTATTACCCAGGTCAGGGAAGATCATGTACCCTGAGCGGACGCTATAGCTTGTAG
- a CDS encoding ABC transporter permease, translating into MLQFLQHLKVVLLSIPFSIIISVPIGFFISGKPKLAKIIIYICSILMTIPSLALFGIMVVVLAPVKLGIGITPAILAIMMYSLLPIIRNTYAALNSVSPRMIEAAKGIGLTGQQILFRIKLPLSIPVIMAGVRNAIVLGVSVATYASLVGAGGLGYFIFSGIGRANFLMVLSGALVVSALGIGINMLLMKVEEWLTPRGLKITPVSEERIE; encoded by the coding sequence TTGCTGCAGTTTCTCCAGCATCTCAAGGTTGTGCTTCTCAGCATTCCCTTCTCGATTATCATCAGCGTACCCATTGGTTTTTTCATATCGGGCAAACCCAAATTGGCAAAGATCATTATTTATATCTGCAGTATCCTGATGACCATCCCCAGTTTGGCACTCTTTGGAATCATGGTTGTTGTTCTGGCGCCCGTTAAACTCGGCATCGGTATAACCCCAGCTATTCTGGCAATTATGATGTATTCCCTTTTACCAATCATTCGAAACACCTATGCAGCCCTCAATAGCGTGTCTCCCCGGATGATCGAAGCTGCAAAGGGAATCGGCCTGACCGGACAGCAGATACTCTTCCGCATAAAACTCCCGCTTTCGATTCCGGTCATCATGGCAGGGGTGCGAAACGCCATTGTACTCGGTGTCAGCGTTGCTACATACGCCTCTCTGGTAGGAGCCGGAGGTCTCGGCTATTTCATCTTCAGCGGAATCGGACGAGCCAACTTTCTTATGGTGCTTTCCGGAGCCCTTGTAGTATCGGCCCTCGGTATAGGAATCAACATGCTTCTCATGAAAGTCGAAGAATGGCTGACCCCTCGCGGATTGAAAATCACCCCCGTATCGGAGGAGCGTATAGAATGA
- a CDS encoding permease, with the protein MMDAANSYALFSYILWAMIAEALPFLLLGSLIATIVRYYLKPEVIERITAVPIFGILLASLIGLIFPLCECAIVPVARSLREKGLSPAAAYTFMIAVPLINPIVIFSTAYAFRGEAKVIAGRFILGWVAILIIGALLLLLLPSPSGEKKKHIHHKHTEDNHGASCGCASCSCETAAKEKQGIRGFISSVAGEFFFMGRYFLLGAVITSAARSFIPMESLMKIGRIPILSEIIMMVLAFLFSVCSEADAFIARGYLPWFSQKAILAFLILGPMLDLKNTLLLFRSFPRREVILLIIIIVGTVFVTAAIA; encoded by the coding sequence ATGATGGATGCGGCCAACTCCTATGCGCTTTTTTCCTATATCCTCTGGGCAATGATAGCGGAAGCCTTGCCTTTTCTCCTTTTGGGGTCGCTGATTGCGACCATTGTTCGCTACTATCTGAAACCCGAGGTCATAGAGCGAATCACTGCGGTGCCGATCTTCGGGATTTTACTTGCATCACTTATAGGACTGATATTTCCCCTCTGCGAATGTGCCATTGTTCCTGTTGCACGTAGCCTGAGAGAAAAGGGGCTCTCTCCCGCTGCCGCCTATACCTTCATGATAGCGGTGCCCTTGATCAATCCCATAGTCATTTTTTCAACCGCCTACGCCTTCAGAGGCGAAGCTAAGGTGATCGCCGGTAGGTTCATCCTCGGATGGGTGGCCATTCTGATTATCGGTGCGCTGTTATTGCTCCTTCTGCCCTCCCCCAGCGGTGAAAAGAAAAAGCATATACACCATAAACACACCGAGGATAATCATGGTGCCAGTTGCGGTTGTGCAAGCTGTAGCTGCGAAACAGCAGCAAAAGAAAAACAGGGCATCAGGGGCTTCATATCGTCGGTCGCCGGAGAGTTCTTTTTCATGGGACGATATTTTCTCCTCGGGGCCGTCATCACCTCTGCGGCACGAAGCTTCATCCCCATGGAATCACTCATGAAGATTGGGAGGATTCCGATCCTTTCCGAAATTATCATGATGGTGCTGGCTTTTCTCTTTTCGGTCTGTTCTGAAGCCGACGCCTTCATCGCCAGAGGCTATCTGCCGTGGTTCTCACAAAAAGCGATACTGGCGTTTCTCATTCTCGGTCCCATGCTCGACCTGAAAAACACCCTTCTCCTGTTCCGTTCTTTTCCTCGGCGGGAGGTCATCCTTCTCATCATCATTATCGTGGGAACGGTTTTTGTAACGGCGGCTATAGCATGA
- a CDS encoding ABC transporter permease: MSIVAYVSENREQILALVGQHLILFSVSIFFTVIIGLAVAIAASNEKRRDLGRIILTITAAAQAVPSIAVVALVFLIVGIGMRPAIIALFFYSLVPIVFNATSGLMSIDTKTIEAARGIGLTDRQILWNIKFPMASPVIMAGIRSAATINVGTATVAAVIGGGGLGDLIFIGLKLNKNYIILTGALLTALIAIIVDTFLAIMERRVTPKGLKLGR, encoded by the coding sequence ATGTCGATAGTAGCATATGTCTCGGAAAACCGGGAACAAATACTTGCCCTCGTAGGGCAGCACCTGATCCTTTTTTCCGTTTCAATCTTTTTCACCGTGATCATAGGACTTGCCGTCGCGATTGCCGCCAGCAATGAGAAGAGGAGGGATCTCGGCAGAATCATTCTAACGATAACAGCGGCGGCCCAGGCCGTTCCGTCTATTGCCGTCGTAGCCCTTGTATTCCTCATTGTCGGTATCGGTATGAGGCCGGCAATCATTGCACTTTTCTTCTACAGCCTGGTCCCTATTGTCTTCAATGCAACCAGCGGCTTAATGAGTATCGATACCAAAACAATCGAAGCGGCCAGAGGCATAGGACTGACCGACCGCCAAATCCTATGGAACATTAAGTTTCCTATGGCCAGCCCCGTTATCATGGCCGGCATACGAAGTGCCGCAACTATCAATGTGGGAACAGCCACCGTTGCCGCGGTAATCGGCGGAGGGGGATTGGGAGACCTCATTTTTATCGGACTCAAACTTAATAAAAACTACATCATACTTACGGGCGCACTATTAACCGCACTTATCGCAATTATCGTAGATACCTTCCTTGCCATAATGGAACGGCGAGTAACGCCGAAAGGATTAAAACTCGGCCGATAA
- a CDS encoding MarR family winged helix-turn-helix transcriptional regulator encodes MAEIVSEVVWMPEHYDISYDVLVTLRRIIRAIDMHSKRLGKEYGLTGPQLMILKEIRSGTDITIGHVAKKVSLSQATVTNIIDRLEKRGMVTRERSTLDKRRVIVRTTDKAEEILKTNPSVLQADFINSFQTLETWEQNLILSSLQRIATMMGAEHISFPEEEVGQFI; translated from the coding sequence ATGGCAGAGATCGTTTCGGAGGTCGTATGGATGCCTGAACACTATGATATCAGCTACGATGTGCTTGTTACGCTTCGGCGGATCATTAGAGCAATCGATATGCATTCAAAGAGACTTGGCAAAGAATATGGACTTACCGGTCCACAGCTCATGATTCTGAAAGAAATTCGATCGGGTACGGATATCACCATCGGTCATGTAGCCAAGAAAGTTTCCCTGAGCCAGGCTACGGTCACCAATATTATCGACCGCCTTGAAAAGCGGGGTATGGTAACCAGGGAACGCAGTACCCTCGACAAGCGGAGGGTCATTGTACGAACCACCGATAAGGCCGAAGAGATACTGAAAACCAATCCCTCGGTGCTTCAGGCCGATTTTATCAATAGCTTCCAAACCCTAGAAACATGGGAACAGAATCTTATCCTCTCATCCCTTCAGCGGATTGCCACGATGATGGGTGCTGAGCATATATCATTTCCCGAAGAAGAGGTGGGACAGTTTATATAG
- a CDS encoding adenylate/guanylate cyclase domain-containing protein → MNHYCSHTILGLDSHITVPTRKAATAFIQECEQKGYEERLLKLLIEIDGNQLLGKTVNLEGIEEMRNMMLYSGLVYDEKKRKIRKLREDPSELSNWGALKQGKRYDMTIASVDIVGNSAIVKKHGIKKAEKLYFRFWAFLRKVLEDYDGRIWNWAGDGGILAFTFKGHQQRAVMFALEVQSLIGVFNASPDKPVNEIIRLRIGLDTGKIKFADETGQIVSETINYAAHLEKNGTDPGSISVSDELIGSLPKSLRALFKGNGVFEERKTWKYKGALQ, encoded by the coding sequence ATGAACCACTATTGCTCCCATACCATCCTGGGCCTCGATTCCCATATAACCGTTCCGACCAGGAAAGCGGCAACTGCCTTTATCCAGGAATGTGAGCAAAAGGGATATGAAGAACGACTTTTGAAACTCCTCATAGAAATCGACGGAAATCAGCTTCTCGGAAAAACCGTGAATCTCGAAGGCATCGAAGAGATGAGAAATATGATGCTCTATTCGGGGCTTGTCTACGATGAAAAGAAACGTAAAATTCGTAAGCTCAGGGAAGATCCTTCGGAGCTTTCGAATTGGGGTGCCTTAAAGCAGGGAAAGCGTTACGACATGACCATTGCGAGTGTCGATATTGTCGGGAATTCTGCCATTGTAAAAAAACACGGAATAAAGAAGGCGGAAAAGCTTTATTTCAGATTCTGGGCCTTTTTGCGAAAGGTTTTGGAGGATTACGATGGCAGAATCTGGAACTGGGCAGGAGACGGCGGTATTCTCGCTTTCACCTTCAAAGGGCATCAGCAGCGTGCCGTGATGTTCGCCCTGGAGGTACAAAGCCTCATCGGGGTTTTCAATGCCTCTCCCGACAAGCCGGTCAACGAGATCATTCGTCTCAGGATCGGCCTGGATACCGGGAAAATAAAATTCGCAGATGAAACCGGACAGATTGTTTCGGAAACCATCAACTACGCTGCCCACTTGGAGAAAAATGGTACCGATCCGGGCAGCATATCCGTATCTGATGAGCTGATCGGATCCCTTCCGAAGTCTTTGCGTGCGCTTTTTAAGGGAAACGGGGTCTTTGAAGAACGAAAAACTTGGAAATATAAAGGAGCGCTTCAATGA
- a CDS encoding TIGR03943 family putative permease subunit yields MKGSWITRLASLCYAAVFLTLVITDRVRLLLVPRYIPVLLAASALFLLFAITGAPAPKDGMLAFFLPLLFLPGIYTARFPEASGSQAVSIVNTQKPTVQRQEEGEEKIPPEGPIVLDQEHYYWWYQELYDHHEAYMGREITVDGFIHTGAGLQEGQVLLGRMLMWCCAADVLTIGFLIHNPEVLPAVTGESQWYRITGRLTETSYYNPSTGESYRVPAIETERCSPIPTPELPWVYPDL; encoded by the coding sequence ATGAAGGGGTCATGGATTACGCGGCTTGCTTCACTCTGCTATGCTGCAGTTTTTCTCACGCTTGTGATCACCGACCGGGTAAGACTTCTTCTCGTCCCCCGCTACATCCCTGTGCTGCTTGCCGCATCGGCCTTGTTTCTTCTCTTTGCCATCACAGGCGCCCCAGCGCCGAAGGACGGCATGTTGGCCTTCTTCCTCCCCTTGCTTTTTCTTCCGGGAATCTATACTGCGCGGTTTCCGGAAGCCTCAGGGAGCCAGGCCGTATCCATCGTGAACACACAGAAGCCGACGGTTCAGAGGCAGGAAGAAGGGGAAGAGAAGATTCCTCCGGAGGGGCCTATCGTGCTGGACCAGGAACACTACTACTGGTGGTACCAAGAGCTCTATGATCATCATGAAGCCTATATGGGAAGAGAGATCACGGTCGACGGCTTTATCCATACCGGAGCAGGGCTTCAGGAGGGGCAGGTATTACTCGGACGAATGCTGATGTGGTGCTGCGCGGCGGACGTCCTTACCATCGGTTTTCTGATACACAACCCGGAAGTACTGCCTGCCGTAACAGGAGAAAGCCAGTGGTACAGGATAACCGGTCGCCTTACCGAAACCAGCTATTACAACCCCTCAACGGGAGAAAGCTACAGGGTTCCGGCAATCGAAACAGAGCGCTGTAGCCCTATACCGACGCCGGAGCTTCCCTGGGTGTATCCAGACCTTTAG
- a CDS encoding SixA phosphatase family protein, which translates to MKRLYLMRHAKPEHGDGKRDFDRELTHQGRIDAEAMAARLIELSPLPGQIFCSEAARALETARIMAAALPKCPTPVPLAGLYTGTADDYLNLIAGKASAPAVIVVAHNPAMEQLAAFFENSNTGMSAGDIVWFDFPIDQWESLNAGLRPLSGGRLHRDSARKAK; encoded by the coding sequence ATGAAACGACTCTATCTCATGCGCCATGCAAAGCCGGAACATGGCGACGGTAAACGGGACTTCGACAGAGAACTGACCCATCAGGGCCGTATAGATGCCGAGGCGATGGCCGCCCGGCTCATAGAGCTTAGCCCTCTGCCAGGTCAAATTTTCTGCTCCGAGGCTGCCAGAGCCCTTGAAACCGCCCGCATCATGGCAGCAGCCCTTCCTAAGTGCCCCACGCCCGTCCCGCTTGCGGGACTCTACACGGGAACAGCAGACGATTATCTGAACCTGATAGCGGGCAAGGCATCGGCCCCGGCCGTCATTGTCGTGGCGCATAATCCGGCGATGGAACAACTTGCTGCTTTTTTCGAGAACAGCAACACGGGAATGTCGGCGGGAGATATTGTTTGGTTTGATTTTCCCATCGACCAGTGGGAATCACTCAACGCCGGATTAAGGCCGCTATCCGGGGGACGACTTCATCGGGATTCAGCGCGTAAAGCGAAATGA
- a CDS encoding energy transducer TonB translates to MSAKVSEQLEEHRRQAVAIASAALLHALFFLCFGRWMDGALFQAPSQVERQEQISELYLDLGSPEQKRVATQDKIESMPDSGHRETSPPKVESPAVQKQNEAPAKVGSESTEHQQSDDTSTHSHALQEKEMVPRSREGAAEGGEQAYYHVNEGSTETGEKVGADNVADVADLFLMILKNRISRNFTYPPIARNRGIEGLVAVRLSIAPNGTLEECLLQRSSGSSLLDKEALALLKSLFPFDIAPGEQIRCSIEVEYTLSDS, encoded by the coding sequence ATGTCGGCAAAGGTGTCCGAGCAGCTTGAAGAACACAGGAGGCAGGCGGTGGCGATAGCCTCGGCTGCCTTGCTCCATGCTCTCTTTTTTCTTTGCTTCGGAAGATGGATGGATGGTGCACTCTTTCAAGCTCCCTCCCAAGTGGAGAGGCAGGAGCAGATCTCCGAGCTCTATCTGGATCTCGGATCCCCCGAGCAAAAGCGTGTTGCCACTCAGGACAAGATAGAGTCCATGCCCGATTCCGGACATCGGGAAACTTCCCCGCCGAAAGTAGAATCGCCTGCCGTTCAAAAGCAAAACGAGGCACCGGCAAAGGTAGGTTCAGAGTCAACAGAACATCAACAATCGGACGACACATCTACACACTCCCACGCTTTGCAAGAGAAAGAAATGGTACCTCGTTCTCGTGAGGGAGCGGCAGAAGGGGGAGAACAGGCATACTATCACGTCAATGAAGGCTCAACAGAAACCGGGGAGAAAGTAGGCGCCGATAATGTAGCCGATGTTGCCGACCTTTTCCTCATGATCCTCAAAAACCGCATATCACGAAACTTCACCTATCCTCCAATAGCCAGAAACAGGGGAATAGAAGGCCTTGTAGCGGTAAGGCTTTCGATAGCGCCCAACGGAACCCTCGAAGAGTGCCTACTCCAACGCTCTTCAGGAAGCTCGCTGCTGGATAAAGAGGCCCTTGCCCTTCTCAAATCGCTTTTCCCCTTCGACATCGCTCCCGGCGAACAGATACGATGTTCAATTGAGGTAGAGTATACCCTCAGCGACAGCTAA